The Fusobacterium polymorphum genome segment TATTTTTTAATAATCTTTAAATGTTCCTCAAATATTTCAGGACTTACATTTGAAGAAATAGGATTCACTTGATGATATAGAAAAACTGGTACTGCACTTTTATTAAAAGCTAGAAGCAATATAACTAATATAGCTATTATTATCAAAATATATACCATTTTATTTTTTCCTTTCAACAATGTTATGGTTATATATTATAACATATTTCATTGCAGTTGTGAATTAATCTTATTTATAAAGATTTATTTTAAAAATTGTATTTAATATTATATACAATTAAGTATGTTTATTATACTATATCAATAAAGAAAATGCAAACTTGTTTTTTAAATTAAAAAAGTGTATATTATTAATTGAAATTCACAATTAAAAAGGAGAGTATAAAATGATTTTTAAAAATTCTATTGATTTATACAAAAAAGCAGTTGAATTAATTCCAGGTGGAGTTAATAGTCCAGTGAGAGCATTTAAGTCAGTAAATAGAGAAGCTCCTATTTTTGTAAAAAAAGGTCAAGGAGCAAAAATTTGGGACGAGGATGATAATGAATATATTGATTATATTTGTTCATGGGGACCATTAATACTTGGACATAACCACCCAAAAGTTATAGAAGAAGTTAAAAAAATTATTGAAAATGGAAGTTCTTATGGTTTACCAACAAAATATGAAGTTGATTTAGCAGAATTGATTGTTAATATCGTTCCTTCAATTGAAAAAGTTAGACTTACTACTTCTGGAACAGAAGCAACTATGTCAGCTGTAAGACTTGCAAGAGCCTATACTCAAAGAAATAAAATTTTAAAATTTGAAGGTTGTTATCATGGACATTCAGATGCTTTACTCGTTAAATCAGGTTCTGGTTTACTAACAGAAGGATATCAAGATAGTAATGGAATAACAGATGGAGTTTTAAAAGATACTTTAACTTTACCTTTTGGAGATATTGAAAAAGTAAAAGAAATTTTAAAAAATAGAGATATAGCCTGTGTTATAGTTGAACCTATTCCTGCTAATATGGGACTTATTGAAACTCATAAAGAATTTTTACAAGGGCTTAGAAAAGTTACTGAAGAAACAGAAACTATTTTAATTTTTGATGAAGTTATATCTGGATTTAGATTAGCACTTGGAGGTGCTCAAGAATTTTTTGGAATAACTCCAGATTTAACAACTCTTGGAAAGATAATTGGTGGTGGATATCCTGTTGGAGCTTTTGGTGGAAAAAAAGAAATTATGGATTTAGTTGCTCCTGTTGGTAGAGTTTATCATGCTGGTACATTATCTGGAAATCCAATAGCATCAAAAGCAGGTTTTGCAACTATAAGCTATTTAAAAGAAAATCCAAATATTTATAAAGAATTAGAAAAAAATGCTACTTACTTAGTTGATAATATTGAAAGTCTAGCTAAAAAATATTCAGTTGATGTTTGTATAAATTCTATGGGATCACTTTTTACTATTTTCTTTATTGATGTAGATAAAGTTGAAAATCTTAAAGATTCTTTAAAATCTAATACTGAAAATTTTTCTATATATTTTAATACTATGCTTGAAAATGGTATTGTTGTTCCACCTTCACAATTTGAAGCTCATTTCTTATCAATAGCTCATACTAAAAAAGAGCTTGATAAAACTCTTGAAGTTATAGAAATAGCATTTAAAAAGATAGGTGAAAAAAGTGGCAAATAAATTTTTTCCTATTTCAATAGATTTAAATAATAAAAATGTTCTAGTTATTGGAGCAGGAAAAATAGCTCTAAGAAAAATTGAAACATTATTAAATTATAATTGCAACATTAATGTTATAACAAAAGAAATTTTAGAAGAAAAATTTTTAGAATTAGAAAAGAATAATAAAATAAAAATTTTTAAAAATCAAGAATTTGAAGAAAAATTTTTAGAAAATATTTTTTTAGTTATAACTGCAACTGATAATGAAATATTAAATAAAGAAATTTCTCAATTATGTATGAGTAAAAATATTTTGGTAAATAATGTT includes the following:
- the hemL gene encoding glutamate-1-semialdehyde 2,1-aminomutase is translated as MIFKNSIDLYKKAVELIPGGVNSPVRAFKSVNREAPIFVKKGQGAKIWDEDDNEYIDYICSWGPLILGHNHPKVIEEVKKIIENGSSYGLPTKYEVDLAELIVNIVPSIEKVRLTTSGTEATMSAVRLARAYTQRNKILKFEGCYHGHSDALLVKSGSGLLTEGYQDSNGITDGVLKDTLTLPFGDIEKVKEILKNRDIACVIVEPIPANMGLIETHKEFLQGLRKVTEETETILIFDEVISGFRLALGGAQEFFGITPDLTTLGKIIGGGYPVGAFGGKKEIMDLVAPVGRVYHAGTLSGNPIASKAGFATISYLKENPNIYKELEKNATYLVDNIESLAKKYSVDVCINSMGSLFTIFFIDVDKVENLKDSLKSNTENFSIYFNTMLENGIVVPPSQFEAHFLSIAHTKKELDKTLEVIEIAFKKIGEKSGK
- a CDS encoding precorrin-2 dehydrogenase/sirohydrochlorin ferrochelatase family protein, with the protein product MANKFFPISIDLNNKNVLVIGAGKIALRKIETLLNYNCNINVITKEILEEKFLELEKNNKIKIFKNQEFEEKFLENIFLVITATDNEILNKEISQLCMSKNILVNNVTSKDDMNVRFMSIYEKDDIQIAISANGNPKKAVEIKNKIKDIFEK